Genomic window (Sporichthyaceae bacterium):
CGGCCGTCATGGACTGGTTCCGCAAGGCCGGCGAACAGGCGCAGTGGGTCACCTCGGTGTGCACCGGCGCGCTGATCCTGGCCGAGGCAGGCCTGCTCGACGGCTACCGGGCGATAACGCACTGGGGCTACGTCGGCGATCTGGGGCACTACCCGCAGATCGAGCTGACACAGGAGCGGGTCGTGGTCGACCGCAACCGCATCACCGCCGGCGGGGTCACCGCCGGCATCGATTTCGCCTTCCGCCTGATCGCGGAGACCAGCGGCGCGCAGTCCGCGGCGGCGATGCAGCTGTTGGTCGAGTACGACCCGCAGCCGCCCGGACCGTTCGGCCACCCGCGTTCGGCGCCACCGGAGCTGATCGCCGCGGTCGCCGAGATGGTCGGGCCGATGCGGTCCGGACTGGACGCCTTCCTCGCCGCCAAAGCGAACTGACGCAGCGTCAGTAGACGATCACCGTGGTGCCCAGCGGGGCGAGCTGGAACAGTGTCGCGACGGCCTTCATGTCGCGCACGTTCACGCAGCCGTGCGAGGCGCCGGCGTAGCCGCGGGCAGCGAAGTCCGAGGAGTAGTGGATGGCCTGACCACCGTCGAAGAACATCGAGTACGGCATCGAGCTGCCGTAGAGGTTGGAGATGTGGTTGGCGTCCTTCCGGGTGATGTGGAAGGTGCCGTTGCGGGTCGGCGTGCTTGGCGCACCGAAGCGGGTGTCGGCCTGCAGGACGTTGACGCCGTTCACCATCAGTCGCAGGTTGCGGGAAGCCTTGCTGATGCAGATCACCGTGCCGTGCTCACAGGCGGCCGGAGTGGACTCCTGCTTGGTCGTCGTGGTGACGTCGGCGACCGGGGCGTACTGCGTCTTGCCACCCTCGGTGTACTTCGCCCAGACGGAGAAGCTGTAGGTGACGCCCGAGTCCAGGCCGCTGATTGACACGCTCGTCGCGGGCTTGCCGGACTTGGTCGCAGCCAGCTTGGCGGCCTTGCCGGCCGTCCGGGACGCGGGCGCCGTCGTGCCCTTCGCGTAGCGGACGACCAGGCCGGCGAAGCCGGCATCGGTCGGGTCGGTCCAGTGCAGCGTCACCTTGGCGGTGGTGATCTTCGCGGCCAGGTTGGTGACTGCCGACAACGGGTCCGGCGTCGGGGTGGGAGTGGGCGGCGGGGCGTCGACGGCCGGGGCGACGGCGGCGGCCGCCGGGCCCGACACGGCCAGCGGGGCCGCGACGGTGACGCAGGCAGCGGCGGCCAGTACGGCCCGCGAGGCCCGAGGGGTGCTCATCCGGCGGTGGCGGCCGACGGACGAGCGGTTGCTGTTTCCGAACATGTGCTTTCCCCCGGGCCTCACGAATCGGTGTATTCATCGCGGATGCTGCGTCCCGCGACGAAAGTGAGATGTCCGGTGCACCCGGCAGGTTCCGGCCAAGGCGGCGAATCAGGCGTTCGTCGGCGGCGGTCGGCCGAACGGCCGAGTGCGGCTGACGGGAAGTCAGAACCTCCCGCGCAAAAGCCGATGGGGCGCCGCCGGTGGCCCGGCGACGCCCCACGGTTCGCACTGCGATCAGGCAATGCTGATGATGCCGAGAACGTCGTTCACCGTGGCCTCGGCCGCGGCCGCCACGCTGACGGCACTGGACGTCGCGCCACCGGCGAAGCCCACCGTGTAGGACCCGGCAGGCAGACCAGTCAGGCTGTAGACACCCGACGTGTTGGTGGTGAGGTCGGACACCTGGCCGGTGGCGACGTTGGTGATGGTCACGGCGAGATTGGAGACGGGTCCGCCAAGCCCGGTCACAGTGCCGGTGATCGCACCCGCCGGTGCCAGCGATGCCGACGAGAGCAGGCTCTGAAGCGGGAGCAGCGCACCCAGAACCGGCGTC
Coding sequences:
- a CDS encoding DJ-1/PfpI family protein, with the protein product MKRVGAYIYNDMTMLDVLAPHQILGLHPDFEVVTVAATKDPIRTDTGVVITPDFDVHSAPDVDVVLVGGCVDPSREMADPAVMDWFRKAGEQAQWVTSVCTGALILAEAGLLDGYRAITHWGYVGDLGHYPQIELTQERVVVDRNRITAGGVTAGIDFAFRLIAETSGAQSAAAMQLLVEYDPQPPGPFGHPRSAPPELIAAVAEMVGPMRSGLDAFLAAKAN
- a CDS encoding L,D-transpeptidase family protein, whose amino-acid sequence is MSTPRASRAVLAAAACVTVAAPLAVSGPAAAAVAPAVDAPPPTPTPTPDPLSAVTNLAAKITTAKVTLHWTDPTDAGFAGLVVRYAKGTTAPASRTAGKAAKLAATKSGKPATSVSISGLDSGVTYSFSVWAKYTEGGKTQYAPVADVTTTTKQESTPAACEHGTVICISKASRNLRLMVNGVNVLQADTRFGAPSTPTRNGTFHITRKDANHISNLYGSSMPYSMFFDGGQAIHYSSDFAARGYAGASHGCVNVRDMKAVATLFQLAPLGTTVIVY